ATTTGCTTGTGGGTACGTACCGGTCGCCATAACCGAAGTCACTGTCGAGAATCGAATATTAGCAACGTTCAGCAGATCAGCGCAAAAGCGCAAAGGTAAGTTCAAAACGGCAACTCACGGGCTGATTGTCAGAATGGCCTTCTCGCCGAGGGACATCTGGGGAACACCCTCGTCCCAGCCTGTTTGTTAAGTCAGCAAGCTGAAGAAAGCCATTTATCTCACAGATGACTTGGGATAGATTCAAACGCACCGCGGATGAGACGACCGACGCCAATAGGGGTGGCAAGGGGACCACGACCAGGCTTGTGGGAGGTGTCGAAACTGTTAGTAGATTAGCGACTGGATCACCTCAGGGTGGCATAAAATTTTGGCTTACACGCTGCCCATGAAGTGGTTGTCGGCCTTCTCGGCGTCATACAAGCAGCCGGTATAGTGGATGGCAACATGCTCGCCCTTCTTAGGGTAGTCAACCCCGTTGCCTTCGACCAGAGTCTTCTTTTCGACGCCCATTGTGAATGTAATAGAAATGTGTacaggatgaagatgagagaTGTGAGGGGAAGAAACAAAAGGAAGACGGGGGGGAGCTCGGGAGGGGCAGATTatccactttttttttcctgggCGGGACACGACGTAATGAACTTCGTCTTTCAATGACACTGTTACTTGATTGATTTGATGATTCCTATAGACAGTGTGTCCAGCTATCTGCTAAAATCGCAACTTCTGAGTTGCAGGAGTAGAATACTCCGAGACCCCCTCAAACTGGAATTAATCCCCGACACGGTTTCTTGGCTTGGAAACAGCTAGGAATAGCTGGGAATAACTGGGAAGGAAACGCTGGAATATAGACAATATACCGGGATATGATCAGTGTAAGGCAGGGAAATACGTGGGGTTTGTGAGTACCACATGGAATATACATGGTGTAATGGTTGGAATCTCTTGCAAAATGTCATGGTGTACAGGATCAGACTACGAAGCTCTTTCACTCAGAAAGAGAAGCATCATCCGGTTTGTTTTCTCAATGCCCCACGGGGCACTGGCAGGGGGAACATCCCGACGATGATGACCCCGGAGCTGTTCTCTGACATTGACCTATAAGGTAGAGATGAAAGTAAAGAGATCGAAGAAGCCAATGCAAAATTCCATCAATTTCACAGAATTGATCGGAAAATCATGACCAAAATGCCATCTTCCTCACGTCTTCCACTGAGATTTCCACAATTTGCGTCTTGGGGAACCGAGCATCAGGCACAGGAGATGATGCCGACGCTTCCAATTGTAAATAGTGCAGCGTTGAAATACCAGCGCCATCCAAGAATTCAAGCACAGGATGGAAGTTCAAAGCAACCTGGTCAACGCCGTGGCTGTCGTCAGACAAACAGAAGCGACCCTTACGTGCCACAAATTCCTAACGCCATCGAATTAGTCGTGAGATAAATAACAAACGACTGCATTCTTACCTTGCAAATCTCCGCTTTGGGATACGGTTCAGTCATTCCCTTGCGCAATGCAGCAGAATTGAGCTCCAGCATACCGCCGTACGAGGCAATGAAGTCCAAGTTCCGTAGAATCTTATTCCAGACCCCAGGCCAAGTAGTGAAGCTGCGCTCCATGTCATCACTTTTCAGACgaatcaaatcaaaat
The nucleotide sequence above comes from Penicillium digitatum chromosome 1, complete sequence. Encoded proteins:
- a CDS encoding FKBP-type peptidyl-prolyl isomerase, putative, with the translated sequence MGVEKKTLVEGNGVDYPKKGEHVAIHYTGCLYDAEKADNHFMGSVFDTSHKPGRGPLATPIGVGRLIRGWDEGVPQMSLGEKAILTISPDFGYGDRGFPGLIPANSTLVFEVELLKVGTKSV